The segment GCCGTCAACTTCGCCGCCCGCGCGATCGTGGACCGGCGCAAGGACTTCTCGGGAGCCAACTGATGACCACCACCGAACCCCGTCCCCAGCGCTCCCGCGAGACCGAGGAGCTCCTCGACTCCCTGCGCGGCGCGACGCTGCCGCTCTGGGCGCCGCGCGTCGTGGTCGGAGCCGCTGCCACGGTCGCGGTCCTGGCCTCCCTCTCCGGCATCGGGCCGGTCCGGGGCGTGCTGCTCGGCTGGTTCCTCACCTTCGCGCTGCCGATCTGGTCGCGCCTCGTGGAGGGCAGTCGCAAGGCCGTCGACCGGCTCGTCACGCTGCTGGTCTACTCCGCCTTCGGCCTGGCCCTCATCCCGCTCGCCAGCATCATCTGGACCGTGCTCTCGCGCGGTGTTCCGGTGCTCTCCGGCGAGTTCCTCAACGCCTCGATGCGCAACGTCGTGGGCGAGGGCGGCGGCATCTACCACGCCATCATGGGCACGCTGCTCATCACCGGCGCAGCGACGCTCATCAGCGTGCCGATCGGCCTGTTCACCGCGATCTACGTGGTGGAGTACGGCGCCGGCAAGAAGATCTCCAGCTGGATCCGCTTCCTCGTGGACGTCATGACCGGCATCCCGTCGATCGTGGCCGGCCTGTTCGCCTACGCCCTGTTCGTCATCTTCTTCGGTGAGGGCGTGCGCATGGGCATCGGCGGCTCGGTGGCCCTCTCGGTGCTGATGATCCCCGTGGTGGTGCGCTCGAGCGAGGAGATGCTCAAGCTCGTGCCGAACGAGCTGCGCGAGGCCGCGTTCGCCCTGGGTGTGCCGAAGTGGCGCACCATCGCGAAGGTCGTGGTGCCCACGGCCCTGGCCGGCATCGTCACCGGCATCACGCTCTCGATCGCCCGTGTGATCGGCGAGACGGCCCCGTTGCTGATCATCGCCGGCGCCACGGACTCCACCAACTTCAACCTCTTCGACGGACGCATGGCCACGCTGCCGGTGTTCGCCTACTCCTCGATCCGCTACCCGGGCGTCCCGCCGGAGTTCAGCATCGACCGCGCATGGGGAGCGGCGCTCGTGCTGCTCGCCCTCGTGATGCTGCTCAACCTCGTCGCACGTCTCGTGTCGTACTTCTTCTCACCCAAGGGCGAAAGGTAAACCCCGATGGCCAAGAGCATCGACGTCTCCGACCTGAACATCTACTACGGCGACTTCCTCGCCGTGGAGGGCGTCAACATCGCGATCCCCGCCCGCGCGGTGACCGCCTTCATCGGCCCCTCGGGCTGCGGCAAGTCGACCTTCCTGCGGTCGCTGAACCGCATGCACGAGGTCATCCCCGGCGCCTACGTGCAGGGCAAGGTGCTCATCGACGGCGAGGACCTCTACGCCGACGAGATGGACCCGGTGAACGTGCGCCGCATGGTGGGCATGGTCTTCCAGCGCCCCAACCCGTTCCCGACGATGTCGATCTACGACAACGTGCTGGCGGGCCAGAAGCTCAACAGCAAGCGGATGAAGAAGTCCGAGTCCGACGACATCGTCGAGCGCTCGCTGCGCAGCGCCGGTCTGTGGGCCGAGGTCAAGGACCGCCTCGCCCGCCCGGGCTCAGGGCTGTCGGGTGGTCAGCAGCAGCGCCTGTGCATCGCGCGCGCCATCTCGGTGGAGCCCGAGGTGCTGCTCATGGACGAGCCGTGCTCGGCCCTCGACCCGATCTCCACGAGCGTCATCGAGGACCTGATCCACGAGCTCAAGGAGAAGTACACGATCGTCATCGTCACCCACAACATGCAGCAGGCGGCGCGTGTCTCCGACGACACCGCGTTCTTCAACCTGGCGGGCGTGGGCAAGCCGGGCAAGCTCGTCGAGTTCGGCCGCACGGAGAAGATCTTCTCCAACCCCGAGGAGTCGGCCACCGAGGCCTACATCCAGGGCCGGTTCGGCTGAGCCGAACGAGCAACGCGTCCTCGACGCCCGTCCCTCTCCGGGGCGGGCGTCGCTGCGTTCCGCCCCGTCTCGCCGATTCCCAGGTCGACCTGGGAATCTCCCGGGCTGCACGGTTGTCCCACGGCTGCACGGGAAGCAACCCGTGCATCCCTGGGTTTCCCAGGTCGACCTGGGAAACCCCGACGGGGCGCAGCCCCGGCCGGGTCAGGGAAGGAAGAACTGGGCGACGCCGTAGAACCCCGCCGCGACCGCGGCAGCCGCGGGGATGGTGACGATCCAGGCGGTGACGATGCCCTTCGCCACGCCCCAGCGCACCGCGCTGAAGCGCTTGGTGGCGCCCGAGCCCATGATGGCCGAGGTGATCGTGTGCGTGGTCGAGACGGGGGCGTGCAGGCCGATGGCCATCACGTAGAGCACCGTGGCGGCCACGCCCTCGGCCGCGAAGCCGCGGGGCGGGTCGAGGTCGATGATGCGACGCCCGAGGGTGCGCATGATGCGCCACCCGCCCGAGTAGGTGCCGGCGGCGATGGCGGAGGCGGCGGCGATGATGACCCAGAGCGGGACGTCGGAGCCGTCCTCGAAGCCACCGGCGACGAGCGCGAGGACGATGACGCCCATCGTCTTCTGCGCGTCCTGCAGACCGTGGCCGAGCGACATGCCGGCCGCCGAGACGGTCTGCGCGTGACGGAAGCCGCGGGCGACCTTCCCTGGATTGGCCTTGCGGAATATCCACATGATGGCCGTCATCAGGGCGAAGGCACCCGCGAAGCCCAGCAGCGGCGAGAGCACCATCGGGATGGCGACCTTCTCGACGAGGGTCGCCCAGTCGACAGCCGTGGCCGAGGCAGCGCCGGCGCCGACGATGCCGCCGATGAGGGCGTGCGACGACGACGAGGGGATGCCGAAGTACCAGGTGATGAGGTTCCAGGTGATGGCGCCGATCAGCGCCGCCAGCACGATCGTGAGGCCGTGGGCGCGATCCATGTCGACGCCGGACGACACCCGTGAGTCGATGTCGATGATGCCTTGGATGGTCTGGGCGACCCCCACACCGAGCAGGGCTCCCACGAAGTTGAGGACCGCCGCCATCGCCAGGGCGATGCGCGGGGTGAGGGCACGCGTCGAGATCGAGGTCGCGATCGCGTTGGCCGCGTCGTGGAACCCGTTCGTGTAGTCGAAGACGAGCGCGATCACGACGACGGCAATCACCATCGTCAGGACGAGGTCCATGGCTCAGGACTCCTTGACGGCGATCTGCTCCACCGTGTTGGCCACGGACTCCAGGGCGTCGATCGCGTGCTCGAGGGAGTCGACGACGTCCTTGAGCTTCAGGACCTCCAGCGACTTGTAGCTGCCGCTGAACAGGTCGGCGAGGATGCGCCGGTAGGACCGGTCGCCCTGGTTCTCGAGGCGGTTGATCTCGATCCAGTACTCCTCGAGGTCCTTCATGGTGCGCAGTCGGGGCATGGCCTCGGCGGTCAGCTGGCAGGCGCGCTGCAGGACCTCGACCTGGGCGGCGAACTGGCTGGGCAGCTCGCCGATCTCGTAGAGGCCGATCAGGTCGACCGTCTCCTCCATGAAGTCCATGACGTCGTCGAGGCTGCTGGCGAGGCGGTAGATGTCCTC is part of the Aeromicrobium sp. Leaf245 genome and harbors:
- the pstA gene encoding phosphate ABC transporter permease PstA gives rise to the protein MTTTEPRPQRSRETEELLDSLRGATLPLWAPRVVVGAAATVAVLASLSGIGPVRGVLLGWFLTFALPIWSRLVEGSRKAVDRLVTLLVYSAFGLALIPLASIIWTVLSRGVPVLSGEFLNASMRNVVGEGGGIYHAIMGTLLITGAATLISVPIGLFTAIYVVEYGAGKKISSWIRFLVDVMTGIPSIVAGLFAYALFVIFFGEGVRMGIGGSVALSVLMIPVVVRSSEEMLKLVPNELREAAFALGVPKWRTIAKVVVPTALAGIVTGITLSIARVIGETAPLLIIAGATDSTNFNLFDGRMATLPVFAYSSIRYPGVPPEFSIDRAWGAALVLLALVMLLNLVARLVSYFFSPKGER
- the pstB gene encoding phosphate ABC transporter ATP-binding protein PstB; this encodes MAKSIDVSDLNIYYGDFLAVEGVNIAIPARAVTAFIGPSGCGKSTFLRSLNRMHEVIPGAYVQGKVLIDGEDLYADEMDPVNVRRMVGMVFQRPNPFPTMSIYDNVLAGQKLNSKRMKKSESDDIVERSLRSAGLWAEVKDRLARPGSGLSGGQQQRLCIARAISVEPEVLLMDEPCSALDPISTSVIEDLIHELKEKYTIVIVTHNMQQAARVSDDTAFFNLAGVGKPGKLVEFGRTEKIFSNPEESATEAYIQGRFG
- a CDS encoding inorganic phosphate transporter, yielding MDLVLTMVIAVVVIALVFDYTNGFHDAANAIATSISTRALTPRIALAMAAVLNFVGALLGVGVAQTIQGIIDIDSRVSSGVDMDRAHGLTIVLAALIGAITWNLITWYFGIPSSSSHALIGGIVGAGAASATAVDWATLVEKVAIPMVLSPLLGFAGAFALMTAIMWIFRKANPGKVARGFRHAQTVSAAGMSLGHGLQDAQKTMGVIVLALVAGGFEDGSDVPLWVIIAAASAIAAGTYSGGWRIMRTLGRRIIDLDPPRGFAAEGVAATVLYVMAIGLHAPVSTTHTITSAIMGSGATKRFSAVRWGVAKGIVTAWIVTIPAAAAVAAGFYGVAQFFLP
- a CDS encoding DUF47 domain-containing protein, giving the protein MRFRIRPVETSFYDLFAEAASHLVHGANLLAQVLDPDVDRVALGEQMRDAEHQADETTHKIVKRVNSTFVTPFDREDIYRLASSLDDVMDFMEETVDLIGLYEIGELPSQFAAQVEVLQRACQLTAEAMPRLRTMKDLEEYWIEINRLENQGDRSYRRILADLFSGSYKSLEVLKLKDVVDSLEHAIDALESVANTVEQIAVKES